The Pseudomonadota bacterium genome includes a region encoding these proteins:
- the ruvX gene encoding Holliday junction resolvase RuvX codes for MPERAGGALLGIDFGQRTVGVALAHPMTGSARPLSPIRHRDRDTLLAQLGAVIRQWRPKCLIIGLPLAGDGGETEMSRQVRRLARDCGDRFPDLRVCLHDERLTSQAAAAQHASRRQAGRARRRDAVRLDSVAAALILESWMAEAHD; via the coding sequence ATGCCTGAACGCGCCGGTGGCGCACTGCTGGGCATTGATTTCGGCCAGCGCACCGTCGGCGTTGCGCTTGCACATCCGATGACCGGTTCGGCCCGACCCCTGTCCCCCATCCGCCACCGCGATCGCGATACGCTCCTTGCTCAGCTTGGCGCCGTGATCAGGCAGTGGCGACCGAAATGCCTGATCATTGGTCTGCCGCTGGCCGGTGATGGCGGCGAGACAGAAATGAGCCGACAGGTGCGCCGACTGGCGCGTGACTGCGGCGACCGTTTCCCCGATCTGCGCGTGTGTCTGCACGACGAGCGACTGACCTCGCAGGCTGCAGCAGCACAGCATGCCAGCCGACGGCAGGCCGGTCGCGCCCGGCGGCGCGATGCGGTGCGGCTCGACAGCGTGGCGGCGGCGCTGATTCTCGAATCGTGGATGGCTGAAGCCCATGACTGA